From Lagenorhynchus albirostris chromosome 15, mLagAlb1.1, whole genome shotgun sequence, one genomic window encodes:
- the LAT2 gene encoding linker for activation of T-cells family member 2 isoform X2: MSADTELLWSGAALLLLLLGAAAGLCVRCSPRAGAKRSEKIYEQRSLQENQQNFAVARTYTLVREAWPGPLVDTASNAASARKDKLLQFSPSLEESSSSRYQNFSKGSRRTSDASYIHPFATDYFDSGRFQKPPEDEDDTNSYENVLICEPKKTESGDEESDGYQNSASIRQWRESRRVVEPVPREAPPYPVGSPDEDDGEPDYVNGDVAAIKA; encoded by the exons ATGAGCGCGGACACGGAGCTGCTGTGGTCGGGGGCGGccctactgctgctgctgctgggggcgGCGGCCGGCCTGTGTGTGCGCTGCTCCCCCCGCGCAG GTGCAAAGAGGTCCGAGAAAATCTATGAGCAGAGGAGCCT GCAAGAGAATCAGCAGAACTTTGCAGTGGCCCGGACCTATACCC TGGTCAGGGAGGCCTGGCCAGGGCCCCTGGTGGACACGGCCTCCAATGCGGCATCAGCAAG GAAGGACAAGCTGCTGCAGTTCTCCCCCAGCCTCGAGG AGTCTTCATCCTCCAGGTACCAGAACTTCAGCAAAG GAAGTAGACGCACATCAGATGCATCCTACAT ACACCCCTTCGCCACGGACTATTTCGATAGTGGGCGGTTCCAGAAGCCCCCGGAAG ATGAAGATGACACCAATTCCTATGAGAACGTGCTCATCTGTGAGCCAAAGAAAACCGAATCAG GGGACGAGGAGTCTGACGGTTATCAGAACTCAGCATCCATCCGGCAGTGGCGGGAGTCCAGGAGAGTCGTGG AGCCGGTCCCGAGGGAAGCACCTCCCTACCCGGTAGGAAGCCCAGACGAGGACGACGGGGAGCCCGATTACGTGAATGGGGACGTGGCAGCCATCAAAGCCTAG
- the LAT2 gene encoding linker for activation of T-cells family member 2 isoform X3: MSADTELLWSGAALLLLLLGAAAGLCVRCSPRAGAKRSEKIYEQRSLQENQQNFAVARTYTLVREAWPGPLVDTASNAASARKDKLLQFSPSLEESSSSRHPFATDYFDSGRFQKPPEDEDDTNSYENVLICEPKKTESGDEESDGYQNSASIRQWRESRRVVEPVPREAPPYPVGSPDEDDGEPDYVNGDVAAIKA, from the exons ATGAGCGCGGACACGGAGCTGCTGTGGTCGGGGGCGGccctactgctgctgctgctgggggcgGCGGCCGGCCTGTGTGTGCGCTGCTCCCCCCGCGCAG GTGCAAAGAGGTCCGAGAAAATCTATGAGCAGAGGAGCCT GCAAGAGAATCAGCAGAACTTTGCAGTGGCCCGGACCTATACCC TGGTCAGGGAGGCCTGGCCAGGGCCCCTGGTGGACACGGCCTCCAATGCGGCATCAGCAAG GAAGGACAAGCTGCTGCAGTTCTCCCCCAGCCTCGAGG AGTCTTCATCCTCCAG ACACCCCTTCGCCACGGACTATTTCGATAGTGGGCGGTTCCAGAAGCCCCCGGAAG ATGAAGATGACACCAATTCCTATGAGAACGTGCTCATCTGTGAGCCAAAGAAAACCGAATCAG GGGACGAGGAGTCTGACGGTTATCAGAACTCAGCATCCATCCGGCAGTGGCGGGAGTCCAGGAGAGTCGTGG AGCCGGTCCCGAGGGAAGCACCTCCCTACCCGGTAGGAAGCCCAGACGAGGACGACGGGGAGCCCGATTACGTGAATGGGGACGTGGCAGCCATCAAAGCCTAG
- the LAT2 gene encoding linker for activation of T-cells family member 2 isoform X1 → MSGWQLAPAQGHVRVWARGGQAGKHSREGVHQEALDLSPGGLAAPPHSRPGLSLPVRLSCPSVPGAVGGQALAQHSSMCFQARESAELCSGPDLYPKDKLLQFSPSLEESSSSRYQNFSKGSRRTSDASYIHPFATDYFDSGRFQKPPEDEDDTNSYENVLICEPKKTESGDEESDGYQNSASIRQWRESRRVVEPVPREAPPYPVGSPDEDDGEPDYVNGDVAAIKA, encoded by the exons ATGTCTGGCTGGCAGCTGGCTCCAGCGCAGGGCCATGTGAGAGTGTGGGCGCGCGGTGGGCAGGCAGGGAAGCACTCTAGAGAAGGGGTGCATCAGGAAGCCCTGGATCTGAGTCCTGGGGGGCTGGCAGCCCCTCCTCACTCTCGCCCTGGTCTGTCCCTCCCTGTCCGTCTGTCCTGCCCCTCTGTCCCTGGGGCTGTGGGAGGCCAGGCCCTGGCTCAGCACAGCTCCATGTGTTTCCAGGCAAGAGAATCAGCAGAACTTTGCAGTGGCCCGGACCTATACCC GAAGGACAAGCTGCTGCAGTTCTCCCCCAGCCTCGAGG AGTCTTCATCCTCCAGGTACCAGAACTTCAGCAAAG GAAGTAGACGCACATCAGATGCATCCTACAT ACACCCCTTCGCCACGGACTATTTCGATAGTGGGCGGTTCCAGAAGCCCCCGGAAG ATGAAGATGACACCAATTCCTATGAGAACGTGCTCATCTGTGAGCCAAAGAAAACCGAATCAG GGGACGAGGAGTCTGACGGTTATCAGAACTCAGCATCCATCCGGCAGTGGCGGGAGTCCAGGAGAGTCGTGG AGCCGGTCCCGAGGGAAGCACCTCCCTACCCGGTAGGAAGCCCAGACGAGGACGACGGGGAGCCCGATTACGTGAATGGGGACGTGGCAGCCATCAAAGCCTAG